In the bacterium genome, TCAGTAACCCAGCTATATTCAAAGTCTACCCTAATCCATATCGTCCGACAACTACTCATACCCACATTGGTGGGATTAAATTTGAAAATCTTGGTACTAACTGGGATATCAAGATATACAATATCGCCAGTGAGTTAGTTTCAGAGATGCACGGTACTGAAAATGACTATATCTGGCTAACTGCAAAAGACTTTGCCAGCGGTGTGTATATCTACATAGTCAATAGCAGCACTTTAAGTAAAAAGATAGGTAAATTGGCGATAATTAAATAAAGTCACAGATGGATACGGATGTACACAGATTGCATAAAAATTACAGGTTTTTATTCTTTGTATTCACGATATTTTTTCTTATGCTCCTGATAGTAAAGGAAGAACCATCCTACAATTAGAATGGCACCAAACATTACAAATAGGAGGGTTAAGTTATCCATGAGATTATTCCTCCTCAATAAATCACAATACTCTTTTATATGTGCGTTCTTTTCGTCTATCGACTTTATCGATAACTATCAAGTTTTTATCATCAAAGATACTGTAAACGATTCGATAATCACCTACACGAATTCGATAAACTCTTTTACTTAGCTTTCTAACACCTCTTGGACGAGGGTCTACAGCTAAGTTACGAATAGCCTGGGCTACTTTATCATAGATGGTATTTGACAATTTATCAAGTTGTTTTTCAACTCTTCGGCTGGCAGTTTCGATTCTATACACGGCTTTGCCTCTTTCTGCGTTCACTATCATATTCGTCAAATGAACGACCTTGTCCAGTGGCATGTTCTGCCTCAGCAATTTGTGCATCTCGAAGGTCTTCAAGGTCTTCAAGAAGTTGGAGAAGAGTTTCATATTGCTGTGGGTGAAGAAGAACACCTTTAATAGTGTTGTTCTGGATAAGAGTTGCTGGTTTTGTTGTCAGAAGTCTTTGAAGTGCAATAACCGTACTATCAGAGATAGTTAAAGTAGTAGCCATAAATATTCACCTCTTGTCTTTAGTATACTACTATTGGTCAAAGATGTCAAGAATTTTTTTAGAAGGAGAAATGGAGAGTAAGATAGGGAGAGAATAATATTTATGGATATATTTCAAAATATGCTGCTTTATTAGGATAGTCACAAATTAGTTTATGAGAAGAAAGAATACCTTCAAATCCAAGAAGGAGAGGACAATCATCCTCAAGAGCAAGATAAGATTTAAGCGATATAGGAGGAGAGACTTGAATATCATCTAAAATAACACAAGTGATTTCACCAAGGTAGACAGGTAGAACATCTTTACTTTTACGAATAAGTCCATGGAGGTTAAAAGTAGTAGAGGAAAGCATTTTAACTAATGATTCTTTCCAGATAGACTGAGGAATTAGACATGCATACGAACCTGTATCAACAATTGCAGGACGGGGTTGAGACCAACCATCAGGAGTAGCAAAACTTACAGTAGTAATAATT is a window encoding:
- a CDS encoding type II toxin-antitoxin system RelE/ParE family toxin; the protein is MIVNAERGKAVYRIETASRRVEKQLDKLSNTIYDKVAQAIRNLAVDPRPRGVRKLSKRVYRIRVGDYRIVYSIFDDKNLIVIDKVDRRKERTYKRVL